One window from the genome of Cricetulus griseus strain 17A/GY chromosome 2, alternate assembly CriGri-PICRH-1.0, whole genome shotgun sequence encodes:
- the LOC100760924 gene encoding arylacetamide deacetylase-like 4 isoform X2, giving the protein MPRFLQFLESLMPINKDPNVLVTDMHFGTIPVRLLKPKKASSQPRRGIIFYHGGGALTGSLDRYQSLCSLLASETDSVVLMVGYRKLPGYHHPVLTNDCQNASIYFLKNLESFGVDPSRVVLCGDSVGAWVMAAVIQALTSFPSLPQVTAQVLIYPILNLINFQLPSHQQNKNVPFLTRDFMFMCICKYLVIDPSWKDAMLTGAAIPLDKWKKYRKWLSYDNIPRRFWSQDPQPEILGPFNEAAYLETKHTWSAKISPLLSDDKTIAQLPKTFLVSCEHDMVRDDALLYKKRLEDQGVPVSWYHVEDGFHGCLLLFDKKCFSFPCCMKLINAVISYIKGI; this is encoded by the exons ATGCCCCGGTTTTTACAGTTTCTCGAAAGCCTAATGCCGATAAATAAGGATCCCAACGTGTTGGTGACTGATATGCATTTTGGGACAATCCCTGTGAGGCTGCTGAAGCCCAAGAAAGCGTCTTCCCAACCCCGGCGAGGCATCATCTTCTATCATGGAGGAGGTGCACTTACTGGAAGCCTGG ACCGTTACCAAAGCCTGTGCAGCCTCTTGGCCAGTGAGACAGACTCGGTGGTGCTGATGGTGGG GTACCGAAAGCTTCCTGGCTACCATCACCCTGTCCTTACCAATGATTGCCAGAATGCTTCCATCTATTTCCTGAAGAACCTGGAATCCTTTGGGGTGGACCCATCCAGGGTAGTTCTCTGTGGAGATAGTGTTGGAGCTTGGGTTATGGCCGCTGTCATACAGGCCTTAACGAGCTTTCCCAGTCTACCCCAAGTTACGGCTCAAGTCCTGATTTATCCAATATTAAATCTGATCAATTTTCAGTTACCTTCACATCAGCAGAACAAAAATGTGCCTTTCCTTACCAGAGAtttcatgtttatgtgtatatgtaaatacCTTGTCATTGACCCCTCTTGGAAAGATGCCATGTTAACAGGTGCTGCCATACCTCTGGACAAGTGgaagaaatacaggaaatggcTCAGCTATGACAACATTCCCAGAAGGTTCTGGAGCCAAGATCCACAACCTGAGATTCTTGGGCCTTTTAATGAGGCAGCCTATCTAGAAACAAAACATACTTGGAGTGCAAAAATTTCACCTCTTCTTTCAGATGACAAGACCATTGCTCAGCTTCCTAAGACATTTCTGGTGAGCTGTGAGCATGACATGGTCCGTGATGATGCCTTGCTCTACAAGAAGCGCTTGGAAGACCAGGGGGTCCCTGTGAGCTGGTACCATGTGGAAGATGGCTTTCATGGGTGCCTATTGTTGTTTGATAAGAAGTGTTTTTCTTTCCCCTGCTGTATGAAACTTATAAATGCTGTCATCAGTTACATCAAGGGCATTTGA